ACACCATGCAGCTGCTGCGCTGCGCCTTCGACCCGGCGGGCCTGGCCAACCCGGGCAAGATCTACCCCACCCCGCGGATGTGCGGCGAGCGCCCGCGGGTGGTGCACGCGGCGGACGAGGCGGTCCCCGACGGGGCCGAGGTCTTCTGATGACGCTGGAGCGCCTGCTGGGCGCGGCGTGCGCGGTGCGGCCCGCGGCGGAGGCGGACGCCGTCGACGGCGTCCCCGCCCGGGTGGTGGCCCGACCGGCCTCCGCCCAGGAGACGTCCGCGCTGCTGCAGGTCTGCTCGACCCACGGGCTGGCGGTGGTGGTGCGCGGCCACGGCAGCAAGCTGGCGTGGGGGCGGCCCCCGGAGCGGGTCGACGTCGTCCTGGAGACGGGAGGCATGGCGCAGCTCGTCGAGCACTCGCACGGTGACCTCGTCGCGACGGCCGGGGCCGGTATGCCGCTCACCCGCCTGCGCCACCTGCTCGCCGGGGCCCGGCACGAGCTGGTGGTGGACGACCTCGCCGTGGGCCGCGGGACGGACGCGGCCGGCTCCACCCTCGGCGGCGCGGTGGCGACGAACCTGTCCGGGCCGCGACGGCTCCGGTCCGGTCCGCTGCGTGACCTCGTCATCGGGGTGCGCCTCGTGCTGGCCGACGGCACGGTGGCGCGGGCGGGCGGCAAGGTCGTCAAGAATGTCGCGGGCTACGACCTCGGCAAGCTCCTCACCGGCTCGTTCGGCACCCTCGCCGTCATCACGGAGGTCACCGTGCGGCTGCACCCCGAGCCGCTCGAGGTCCGGCAGGTGCTGGTCCGCGTCCCCCGCGACCGGCTCGCGCCGGTGCTCGCGCACCTCGTCGACAGCCAGCTCGCCCCGCACGCCCTCGAGGTGCACACCGAACCCGGCGTGGACGCCCTGGTGTCGGTCGGTCTGGGCGGTGGTCCCGGGAGCACCCGGCACCGGGCCGGGCGGCTCGCGGCCGAGCTCGCCTCCCCCACCCTGGCCGGTGACGCGGTCGCCGTCGTCGACCCCGAGCACACCACCGCGCGCGAGATCCGGCACGTGGTCCCGGACGCGGGACGGGCCCGGTCCACGGAGCAGGAGGTCGCGCTGCGCCCCACCCTGCTCACCGTCACCGCACGGCTGAGCGGCATCCCCGAGCTGGTGCAGGTCGCGGACGACCACGGGCTGACCGTGACCGGGTCCGCCGGGGTGGGCGTGCTGCGCGCCACGCTGCCCGAGCAGACCCCGGTCACGGAGGTCCTCGAGGCGGTCACGGCGGTGCGGGCGGCCACGACGAGACTGGGCGGGTCGACCGTGGTCCTCGACGCCCCGCCCGCCGTCAAGGCGTCGCTGGACGCCGCCAGCACCTGGGGGCCGGTGCCCGGGCTGGAGCTCATGCGCCGGGTGAAGGCGCAGTTCGACCCCGGGCGGACCCTCGCGCCGGGACGCTTCGTGGGAGGACTGTGATGACTGCCGCACCAGGACCCGGACCGCGCCGCACGCTGCTCGGGATGCCGCGCGTCCGCGAGACCGCCTCGCCGGTCCTGGCCGACCCGGCCTTCGACGCGCTCCGGCCACCCGACCCCGACCTGCTGGACGACTGCGTGCACTGCGGCTTCTGCCTCACCACCTGCCCGACCTACCAGCTGTGGGGCGAGGAGATGGACAGCCCCCGGGGCCGCATCGACCAGATCCGCTCGGCCGCCGAGGGTGCCCCCCTCACCGCGGCGACGGTCGGGCACCTCGACGCGTGCCTGGGCTGCATGGCGTGCGTGACGAGCTGCCCGTCGGGCGTGCGCTACGACCGCCTCCTGGAGCAGACCCGCGCCCAGGTCGAGCGGCGGGTCACCCGCCCGCGCCGGGACCGCGCCCTGCGCGCGCTCATCTTCGCCCTGTTCCCCACCCCGACCGGCTGCGCCTGCTGCGCGGCCCGCTGCGGGCCGCCCAGCGCTCGGGCGCGCTCGGCCTGGTGCGCCGGACCGGGCTGGTGGGACGGGTCAGCCCCGAGCTGGAGGTCATGCAGTCCCTGGCTCCCCCGCTCGGGCCCCGGGTCGCCGTGCCCGGGCGCACCCCGGCGCAGGGGACCCGCCGCGCGGTGGTGGGGATGCTGACCGGCTGCGTGCAGCGCGAGTTCTTCGGGGAGGTCAACGCGGCGACCGTCCGGGTGCTCGCCGCGGAGGGCTGCGAGGTCGTCGCTCCGCAGGCGCAGGGCTGCTGCGGCGCGCTCTCGGTGCACACCGGCCGCGAGGAGGAGGGGCGTCGCTTCGCCCGCCGCCTCGTCGACACCTTCGAGGAGGCCGGCGTTGAGACGGTCGTGGTCAACTCCGCAGGGTGCGGCTCGACGATGAAGGAGTACGCCCACCTGCTGGCCGACGACCCGGACTACGCCGAGCGGGCCCGCGCCTTCGCCGGCCGGGTCCGCGACCTCAGCGAGGTCCTCGTCGAGCTCGGGCCGGTGGCGCCGCGGCACCCGGTCGCCCCCGCGCCGGTGACCCTCGCCTACCACGACGCCTGCCACCTGCGGCACGCCCAGGGCGTGACGAGCGCCCCGCGCGAGCTGCTCGGCGGCATCCCCGGGGTCGAGCTCGTCGAGATCCCCGACGGGGAGATCTGCTGCGGGTCGGCGGGCGTCTACAACATCCTGCAGCCCGAGCCGGCCACCGAGCTCGGCGACCGCAAGGCGGCGAGCATCCTGCGCACCGGGGCGGGGCTCGTCGTCACCGCCAACCCCGGGTGCCTCATGCAGATCAGCCGGGCGCTGGAGCGCGCCGGGCGCCCCCTGCCCTTCGTCCACACCGCGGTGGTGCTCGACGCGTCCCTGCGCGGGGTCCCGCTGCCCGGTCTGCCGACGCAGCCGCGCGCGGACGGTGCCGACCGGTGAGCCGCGACGAGGGGCGCCCCCGCGGCGTGCAGTCGGTCGACCGCGCGCTGGACATCGTCGAGCTGCTGGCGGGCGCCTCCCCGCTCGGGGTCACGGAGATCGCCCGGGAGGTGGGCCTGGCGCCGGGCACGACGCACCGCCTGGTCTCCGGGCTGGCGGCGCGCGGCTGGGTCCGGCAGGACGCCGACCGGCGGTACGCCGTGGGCCCGGCGGCCCTGCGGGTGGGCGACGCGTCCTACCGCGCGCTGGGCGCGGCGGCCGCTCCTGCCCTGCGCGAGGCGGTCCTGGAGACCGGGGAGACGGCCAACCTCGCGGTGCTGGAGGGCGACGCCATGGTCTACGTCGCCCAGTCCCCCTCCCCGCACACCCTGCGGATCTTCGCCGAGGTGGGCCGCCGGGTGCCGCTGCACTCCACCGCGGTCGGCAAGGTCGCGCTCGCGGGGCGGCCCGGCGACACCTGGCCCGAGCTCCTGGCGGGCCGGCCGCTCGAGGCGCGGACACGGCATACCCTCACGACCGTGTCCTCGCTCACCACCGAGCTGACGGCCGTGCGCGACCAGGGCTTCGCCCTCGACGACGAGGAGCAGGAGCTCGGCGTGCGCTGCGTGGCCGTCCCGGTGCCCGTCGGCGCGCTCGAGGTCGCCCTGTCGGTCAGCGGACCCACCGAGCGCCTCACCCGCGAGCGCGCCCACGAGGTCGTGCCCGTGCTGCGGCGCATCGCCGCCGGCCTGGGGGACGCGTCGTGAGGGCGCGGGACGTCGGCCGGGTGCTGCTGCGCGCCGCCCGCAGCGCGCAGCGCGCCGCGACGCCGCAGCGGCGCGGGCAGCCCGGCTCGCGACCGCCGTCCGGACCGGCGCCCGGCGCGCGGCTGGGCTACGCCCCCGTCGCGGACGACCGGGCCGACCCCGGCGAGGTGGTGTGGGCGTGGGTCCCCTACGAGGAGGACGCGAGCCAGGGCAAGGACCGTCCGGTCCTCGTCGTCGGACGCGACGGTCCCCTGCTGCTGGCCCTGCCGCTGACGAGCCAGGACCACGACCGCGACGCCGCGCAGGAGGCGAGGGCGGGCCGTCACTGGGTCGACGTCGGCAGCGGGGGGTGGGACCACCGGCGCCGACCCAGCGAGGCGAGGGTCGACCGGCTGCTGCGGCTGGAGCCGGGTGCGGTCCGCCGCACCGGCGCGCAGCTGGACCGGGGGGTCTTCGACCGCGTCGTGGCGCAGGTGCGCCGGCACTACCCCGGGCTCTGAGCGAGGCGGGCTCGACGCCGGCGGTCGATGCGGCCGACCCGGTGCGCCACCCACCCCGTGCCGAGCAGGCAGAGGGACCCCACGACGACGCACACGGCGGCGAGCGGGACCACGAGCGAGAGCCCGGAGACGAGCAGGGGTCCCCCGAGCCCGCCGACGTCACCGGCCAGCCGGTAGCCGCCGAGGTACTGCGCCCGGCCCTCCTCGGGTGCCGTGTCGGCCCCCAGCGTCATGACGATCCCCGACCCGAGGCCGTTGCCGACCGCCATGAGCAGCGCCAGGAGGGTGAACCCGGTGACGGCGCCCGTGAGCGGCAGCAGCAGCACCCCCAGCCCGATGAGGGCGACCACCGGGACGGCCACGACGGTGCGGCCGGCCCGGTCCATGGCCCATCCGGCGGGGTAGAAGAGGCAGATCTCCAGCAGGGCCGCGGCCCCGAAGACGAGCGAGGTCGTCGCGGCGGAGATGCCGACGTGGTCGGCCCACAACGGCAGCAGGACCATCCGCAGCGACCGCGCCCCGGAGATGACCACGACCGCGCTGCCGACCGAGGCCAGGGTGCGCCAGTGGTGCCGCAGCACGGCCAGCACCCGGGTGGGGCGGGCGCCGCCCGCCCGCGCGGCCCGCTCGTGCCGGGCCGTCAGGTCCGGCGCCAGCTGCACGACGACGGCGGACAGCAGGGCCATCGCGGCCGCCAGCCAGAACACCGAGCGCAGCTCCCCCGTCACCGCCAGCAGCGCCCCGCCGAGCACCGGCCCGAGGAACCCCCCGATGCGGTGCGAGCCGCCGAGGGTCGACATGGCGCGGGCGCGCAGGTGCACGGGCGCGACGACGATGAGGAAGCCCTGCCGGGCCAGCAGGAACACCGCCCAGGTCATCCCGCTGGCGACGACCCCGGCGCCCAGGACCGCCAGGGAGGGCGCGAGGGCCACGACGACGAGGGCGAGCGCGTCGGCGACGCCCGCCAGCACCATGGCCCGCCGCTCCCCGATCCTCGCGACGAGCGCTCCCGCGGGCAGGGCACCCAGCAGGCTGCCCACGCCGAGCACGGCCACGACGAAGGCCGCCTCGCCGACGCTGGCCCCCAGGTCACGCGCGAGCAGGGCCAGCACGGGGGTGATGGCGCCCAGCCCGACGGCGTTGACGACCGTGGGCGCGAAGGCGGGCAGGGCGACGTCCCGCAGCCGGAACCCGGGGTCGGCCGCGTCTGCACCACCCCGCCTGGACACGGCATACCTCCCTCGGGCCACGAGAAAGGGCCGGGCACCTGGGTGCCCGGCCCTGATCCGGTGGAGCTGAGGGGATTCGAACCCCTGACCCCCTCCATGCCATGGAGGTGCGCTACCAACTGCGCCACAGCCCCGGGTCGCCCCGTGAGGACTCCGCTACTTTACCCAGCGCGTTCGGCAATCGCCAAATCCCTGCTCACGGCAC
This genomic window from Serinicoccus chungangensis contains:
- a CDS encoding FAD-binding oxidoreductase, with product MTLERLLGAACAVRPAAEADAVDGVPARVVARPASAQETSALLQVCSTHGLAVVVRGHGSKLAWGRPPERVDVVLETGGMAQLVEHSHGDLVATAGAGMPLTRLRHLLAGARHELVVDDLAVGRGTDAAGSTLGGAVATNLSGPRRLRSGPLRDLVIGVRLVLADGTVARAGGKVVKNVAGYDLGKLLTGSFGTLAVITEVTVRLHPEPLEVRQVLVRVPRDRLAPVLAHLVDSQLAPHALEVHTEPGVDALVSVGLGGGPGSTRHRAGRLAAELASPTLAGDAVAVVDPEHTTAREIRHVVPDAGRARSTEQEVALRPTLLTVTARLSGIPELVQVADDHGLTVTGSAGVGVLRATLPEQTPVTEVLEAVTAVRAATTRLGGSTVVLDAPPAVKASLDAASTWGPVPGLELMRRVKAQFDPGRTLAPGRFVGGL
- a CDS encoding 4Fe-4S dicluster domain-containing protein — encoded protein: MTAAPGPGPRRTLLGMPRVRETASPVLADPAFDALRPPDPDLLDDCVHCGFCLTTCPTYQLWGEEMDSPRGRIDQIRSAAEGAPLTAATVGHLDACLGCMACVTSCPSGVRYDRLLEQTRAQVERRVTRPRRDRALRALIFALFPTPTGCACCAARCGPPSARARSAWCAGPGWWDGSAPSWRSCSPWLPRSGPGSPCPGAPRRRGPAARWWGC
- a CDS encoding (Fe-S)-binding protein gives rise to the protein MQSLAPPLGPRVAVPGRTPAQGTRRAVVGMLTGCVQREFFGEVNAATVRVLAAEGCEVVAPQAQGCCGALSVHTGREEEGRRFARRLVDTFEEAGVETVVVNSAGCGSTMKEYAHLLADDPDYAERARAFAGRVRDLSEVLVELGPVAPRHPVAPAPVTLAYHDACHLRHAQGVTSAPRELLGGIPGVELVEIPDGEICCGSAGVYNILQPEPATELGDRKAASILRTGAGLVVTANPGCLMQISRALERAGRPLPFVHTAVVLDASLRGVPLPGLPTQPRADGADR
- a CDS encoding IclR family transcriptional regulator; protein product: MSRDEGRPRGVQSVDRALDIVELLAGASPLGVTEIAREVGLAPGTTHRLVSGLAARGWVRQDADRRYAVGPAALRVGDASYRALGAAAAPALREAVLETGETANLAVLEGDAMVYVAQSPSPHTLRIFAEVGRRVPLHSTAVGKVALAGRPGDTWPELLAGRPLEARTRHTLTTVSSLTTELTAVRDQGFALDDEEQELGVRCVAVPVPVGALEVALSVSGPTERLTRERAHEVVPVLRRIAAGLGDAS
- a CDS encoding type II toxin-antitoxin system PemK/MazF family toxin; this encodes MRARDVGRVLLRAARSAQRAATPQRRGQPGSRPPSGPAPGARLGYAPVADDRADPGEVVWAWVPYEEDASQGKDRPVLVVGRDGPLLLALPLTSQDHDRDAAQEARAGRHWVDVGSGGWDHRRRPSEARVDRLLRLEPGAVRRTGAQLDRGVFDRVVAQVRRHYPGL
- a CDS encoding MFS transporter; this encodes MSRRGGADAADPGFRLRDVALPAFAPTVVNAVGLGAITPVLALLARDLGASVGEAAFVVAVLGVGSLLGALPAGALVARIGERRAMVLAGVADALALVVVALAPSLAVLGAGVVASGMTWAVFLLARQGFLIVVAPVHLRARAMSTLGGSHRIGGFLGPVLGGALLAVTGELRSVFWLAAAMALLSAVVVQLAPDLTARHERAARAGGARPTRVLAVLRHHWRTLASVGSAVVVISGARSLRMVLLPLWADHVGISAATTSLVFGAAALLEICLFYPAGWAMDRAGRTVVAVPVVALIGLGVLLLPLTGAVTGFTLLALLMAVGNGLGSGIVMTLGADTAPEEGRAQYLGGYRLAGDVGGLGGPLLVSGLSLVVPLAAVCVVVGSLCLLGTGWVAHRVGRIDRRRRARLAQSPG